The genomic region TTCTGGTCCGCGGAATTTTTTTCTGCTCCTGCAGCATCATCAGTCCGTGCTAACCGCGAGTCAGTGACCGTTTGTTGTTGCTGTTGAGCCGGATTAAGCCATGGAAACAAAGCACCCAGACCGGAATTATTACCACCAGTATCCTGTACCTGTCTGGGCGGTGGTGTCTGACTACCAGGCTGTGGGAAATGGTCGGTACGGACATCAGCGACTTTCATGTGTCCGGATTCAGGATCGTAAACCCATGTACGGGTAGAGTAAGTGCCGTCTCCGTTGTCCTTGCGTTCTACTTCATACGGCACCATTTTCTGGCCAGACGGGTCGCTTTTATCAACCATGTCGCCAgcatcaaactttttccacccttTCGAGCCTGAACCACTGCCACCACTGCCCGAACCTGACTTACTGCCCGTGTTGTATGGCGTGAACTTATTGCTGTTCTGCTCAAACTGGCCAACCATGCCATGCCGGACGGTAAGGTCCCCGTATTCCGGTTTGGCTTCTGGCAACTTGCCACCCAGCCGTAGCATTTCGGTTTGCAGGGCCAGGCGGGTATCGGTCATGTTGGGGCCTGCCATTGCACCGATGAAGTCCTCATTACTGATGTACAGCGGGCGGCCACCATTGGCACCGTTTTCAGTAAAATCACCGGTACGGATCAGCTTTTCCTTATCACCAGTGATATCGTAAATATTGGCTACCGGTGTCCATCCAATCTGATTACCCTGCTTGTCATGTGCCGGTTTCAGGTGACTGAACTCGCGACGTTCCGCCGGGTTGTCGTTATCCAGCCATGCCGCCATGTCGGGATTGGTTCGCCAGACATCGTACAGTTTTGTTTCCACGGATTTTCTGTTTTCAGGCGTCGCATTTTCATACCAGTGACCAATGGCGGATATTTCCCGCAGCCCTTCAGCCCGCTGACGTTCCTGGTTGACGTAATCCCGCTCCTGCGCCTCTATTTCCCTGTCCTCCATCACCAGCTCTTTCTGCCAGGCCATGTGCTCACGGCGGGCTTTAGAATCAATCATCGTGTTCATGGCACCCATGCCCCCCATGAACCCGTTAACAAACGCATTACCGGCGGCCATGACGTTTCTCCTTCTCAAGCCTGTCTACTTTGCTGCTGAGAGCCTGAATGGCACCGACTGCGGTCATCAGGGAATCCCCGATATCAACCTGTCGCTTATCTTTGCTGGTCATGGAATCCGGCATATCCTGAGCCATACCGCCGATATGGCCTTTTTCCGGACGGCCACCGCTCATGCCGGGCTTGTAGTCCCAGCGTTTCAGCTCGATGGATTCAATGTCTTTCAGGGCTCTGGCTGTGCTGGCCGGTTTGATGTTGGTCTTGGTGTTTTTGTCCGACATCATCATTGCTGCCATTCCAACGACAGTACCGATGGTGCCCATGGTGCTGGACTGGTTCTGCGCATAGATCTGGCTGTTCTGCTTGTTGCGGCTGGCTTCCATCCCTGCGGCCTGGTTAAGGCCACTGATCCCCATCTGCTGCACACCACGGCCAAGGTTGACCATGCCCTGCTGCTGCTGTTCGATCCTGCCGATGCTGCTGTCCCTGGCCATGTTCCTGGCACCGATTTTTGCACCCTGACCAGCCATGGCGTCACTGCGCTCCATGGCTTCCTTCTGGGATGCATCCATCTGGGTGCCATAACTGGCCATGTTCCTTTCTGCCATGTCCTTTGTGGCTTCGTAGGACTTCTCTGCGGCCTCTCCGGACTCGTAGACATTGCGTTTAATGACCGAGTCCCGGTTCATCAGCTCATTGATCAGGCCCTCTTCCACCGGCTTGAACCTGGATCCCCAGTCGGCTTCCAGCTGGCGCATGAGCTCAGCCTGTTTTTCCTGGACATAGGTGTCCTGCGCCGGGGCACTGCCTCCACACATGGCTGTCACTCCTTGGATGGGTTAAGGACTTCTTCGAAGTTTTCACTGAACAGGCGGATAAGGGGCATAGAGGTACGGGGGCGTATGGTCACGCTTTTCGTCACGTCCTCCGGTTTGGGAATACAGCGAATAGCGATCACCGAGCCATCCGGACGCTTGTACACCATCACATCCAGATTGTTGCTCTGACAGTTCTCGATAGCGGCTCGCATGGTCTGGCTGTTCATGCCGGTTGTAAGATGCGAACAGCCAGCCGAGAAAAAAAAAGGCGGCAAGGATTGCAATCACGCCAATCAGCTTGATCACATAAATGAGCTCGTATCTGTATCGGGGTTCCATAGCTGGATCCTCCTGCAGTTTCTGACATCAAAATGGAACCAGCTCACCGCATCCTCGATGAAGCTGATGTAGGGGAAACAGGCCCTGGATTTGATCACACTGTCACGGACGGTCTGGGCGTCATAACCCCGGAAGGTGCAGTCACAGGCACGGCCAAAGGAATGCTGGGAATAGGGACTGTAGTGTTTGCAGTCCGGTGTCCTGAAACAGCGTTCCTGCAGGGATCCCCCCCAGTACCAGTTGTTCACGGTACACACCCCAAAGGCTTCCCTGAGGGTGTCCAGTGTGCGCAGCAGGCGCTCGTCGATCAGGGTGATGGCCTTCTCGCCACGTTCGTCATAGACGGACTGCGGCACCAGTTCCTGAATGCGGAAATGTCTGGGTAGATACATGGGGGGGATGTAAAGCCCTTTACTGACTGGGCGTAaagacaatatactgtatatatttacagtataaaatCGGGGGTTTTATGGGATTTTCATCACCTGCAGCGGACTATCTGCAGAAACCTCTGACGCTGGACAACCACCTTATCCATCGCCCGGCAGCCACGTTTTTCATGACTGCAGCAGGGCATTCCATGACGGAGGCAGGGATTACAGACGGTGCGATCCTGGTTGTGGATCGCAGCCTGAAACCGGTGGATGGTGATATTGTTGTGATCATTCTGGATGGCGAGCACAGGGTTCGACGGATCCGGTTCAGGAATAACCGGGTCTACCTGCAGGCCAATGCCGATGTAAAAGTGATACGTGTGAACCCTGAGCAGGACTTTGAAATCTGGGGCGTAGTGTCTTCTGCTGTTAACCAGTACCGCAGGAATTAGGCCGGTGTACTCAGTACATCGGTTAGGGCATAATTGGTATTGAAGTACTACCATTTAGGGATGAAAGGAACAATGcccaaaatgctggacgacaaggCCGCCACCGATCTGTGTGAACGACTTAACGATCCCGAGCAGAACCAGGAATCCTATCACCAGTATTGCCAGATGCAGGGTGAAGACCTGCTTCAGTTCATCAGCTTCAAGCCAGTCAATGCCCGGCATGAGCTGAGGCTGGTTCGTAACCCGGATGAAGTCACGGAGCTGGTCGCTTTCCTGCTGGATCATGAAAACCAGTCAGTGCTCTACTACAACTGCGTTGAGAAAGTTGATATACAGCTGACTCAGCGAACAGACCAGCCAGTACGACAGGTGATGATCTGGCGTGAGCTGCGGGTTAAAGGTGGTGCAGATACTCATGGACTGGTTGAATCTGTGTTCTTTGAGTTCCTGATTGACCAGTACTGCATTGCTGTCAGTGATTCAGAGCAAACCCGTGATGGTAAGCGCATGTGGGAAAAGCTGATCAGCCTGGCTATCGACAAGGGTCTGGAAGCCGGTCGTATGGATCGGGATACTTATGAGTACCACCAGATCCTCAACCTGACTGACCTGAACAAGGCATCGTCCTGGTTATGGGGCACTGAAGATGTCCACGCCAACCGTCTCGCAGTGATCATGAAGCTGTAAGCCCTTCTCTGACCGCATACCAAAAAATGGTATGCGGTAAAGCTACATCAAATCTCTCCACCTTTAACCTGCCATTATGGGCATACCGGAATCTCTCCACTTTTCAGACATCCAGTTCAAGACGGTCATCATCCCAGCTACGGTCTGTCAGTTTTTCCTGCAAGGTTTTCCCTTGCTTAGAATCTTGAGATTGAGCATTACGCTCGACCAACTTTGTGAAATAAGCAATTTTGTTGGTAACAGGATTTTCCGTACTCTCCAACCTGGACAGCATATCGATCACCGACTGCATCAAAATGTCACGTTCATATTTTGCCAGTTTCTTCAAAGTACTGTTTGGCACCCACGGCAAAGAATGGGTAATTAGAGTTTTAACACCAGGATCCATTTCATATTCGTGTTGCTGAATGTTCAGCAACATATCAATAGTGCCGTCTTTGGGCTTAAAGTCATGGTTATGTTTGACTATGAACTTGACTGCTCCAACTTTCTTTCCATATCGGATGGACTCAAAATCAAACATAAGATCAGTCTTTTCTTTTAACTCTTTTTGAGCCCTTACCAATGCGTTACGCCTGAATAAATCATATCTATCATTATACGCACCTTCAGCACCCAGCATTTTTTTCAGTACATCAAGGTTTTGCTGGTAATAGGTCACAGACTTATTAGGTTTACTGATATTGTGGGCTTTTCTTAAAATTTCATATAACCGTATCGAATACCTAGATTTCAGGTCGTGAAGCTGAATTAAGTGATATTTTGTGAAGTTGCTAGAAAAGTCACGAATATGTTCAGCCAGCCGATCCTCAAACTCAATTTCCAGATCCCAGTTATTTTCCTTTAACTCAAACTGCCTGAATAACCCAAGTTGGATGTACCCGTGTGATTGAGGTTTTTTTACCTCAATTACGATACCTTTTAGTTCCTTTGTATAACTACTAATGGTTTCAACCAAGCGTTTCTTTGAAACACCAGATAACTCTGACAGCTCTGAAATTGTCAGCAAGAACTTAGGTAATGGGTCAGTGCTGGAAGGATCGACCTGACTAATGACAGAAGCAGCTATCTTCTGAGCAATAGCAGATAATCGGTAGCGTCCCTCTATAAGCTCATTGGATTTGTAAACCAAGGCTTTTCCGTTATCAGAAATCACATGCACCTCAAACCACCAACAAACCACTAGATTCAAATTTTGAACTAGTGATTTATGAGAATTAATATAACTTTTCCTCCTTTTTACTAGTGATTTAAGATAAAAGCAATACCTCGTTTGATCCCTCTAGCTGAAAAGCATACCTGTTACTTTTTCCCTCGGAACTACCACCTTTTTACTCGGTAAAATAGCATTTTTAATTGTGGTTACAGCTTTTTTTCTAGTAAGGACGGCTTTTTTACTAGTGGGATAATCGCTGAAAGCCTTGCTATTAAAGGGATGTAGCAAAGggtaaaacaagaaaacaagaaaacaagaaaacaagaaaa from Entelurus aequoreus isolate RoL-2023_Sb unplaced genomic scaffold, RoL_Eaeq_v1.1 HiC_scaffold_143, whole genome shotgun sequence harbors:
- the LOC133645469 gene encoding protein ImpA-like codes for the protein MGFSSPAADYLQKPLTLDNHLIHRPAATFFMTAAGHSMTEAGITDGAILVVDRSLKPVDGDIVVIILDGEHRVRRIRFRNNRVYLQANADVKVIRVNPEQDFEIWGVVSSAVNQYRRN